One segment of Pseudomonas sp. FP2196 DNA contains the following:
- a CDS encoding helix-turn-helix domain-containing protein, giving the protein MADQKKGQPNKASPEKTHLYDTSNHAQLVRLVPRLREGPADTFTIMRELNICRPGARICDLRNAGYKIITNRITMTDEWGRIHRGVAVYTLIGEPSAKVAA; this is encoded by the coding sequence ATGGCCGACCAAAAAAAAGGCCAACCCAATAAGGCCAGCCCAGAAAAAACTCACCTCTACGATACCAGTAACCACGCCCAACTAGTACGGCTTGTTCCGCGTCTTCGCGAGGGGCCTGCTGACACCTTCACCATCATGCGCGAGCTGAACATCTGCCGTCCTGGTGCCCGTATCTGCGACTTGCGTAATGCCGGCTACAAGATCATCACCAACCGCATAACGATGACGGATGAATGGGGGCGCATCCACCGCGGTGTTGCCGTTTACACACTGATCGGTGAACCAAGTGCGAAGGTGGCGGCATGA
- a CDS encoding KilA-N domain-containing protein, with translation MTVRIIPFDYQGHTVTFNAEGWLHATVIAERFGKRLDHWLDNAETLEYIRALDEIQHPGSGPSTIVNTRKSGYLKSRRGNAGGTWFHPKLAVAFARWCDAKFSVWCDMQIEALIHGDQANWQQARQQSAIGYRGLCEALAIAHEESGKTPQRHHFINEAKLINQAITGQFAGRNRDQLSAHELVLVTLIEIRDVLLIGQGKDFAARKASLLRYVQSLTSKHLRSDAA, from the coding sequence ATGACAGTCCGCATAATCCCATTCGACTACCAAGGCCACACAGTCACATTCAACGCCGAAGGCTGGCTTCACGCGACCGTGATCGCTGAACGCTTCGGCAAGCGCCTGGATCATTGGCTCGACAACGCTGAGACACTCGAGTACATCCGTGCGCTGGATGAGATTCAGCATCCCGGCTCGGGGCCGTCCACTATCGTGAATACCCGGAAATCCGGGTATTTGAAATCTCGCCGCGGTAACGCCGGCGGCACTTGGTTCCACCCCAAGCTGGCAGTGGCGTTCGCCCGCTGGTGTGATGCCAAGTTCTCTGTCTGGTGTGACATGCAGATCGAGGCGCTGATACACGGCGACCAGGCGAATTGGCAACAAGCACGCCAGCAGTCGGCTATTGGCTATCGCGGCCTGTGTGAAGCGCTGGCGATCGCCCACGAGGAGAGCGGCAAGACTCCCCAGCGGCACCACTTCATCAACGAAGCCAAGCTAATCAACCAGGCAATCACCGGACAATTCGCCGGCCGCAATCGCGATCAACTCAGCGCGCATGAGCTGGTGCTGGTCACTCTGATTGAGATCCGCGACGTGTTGCTGATTGGCCAGGGGAAGGACTTCGCAGCCCGCAAAGCATCCCTATTGCGCTATGTCCAAAGCCTTACCTCCAAGCACCTTCGGAGTGATGCCGCATGA